Proteins from one Quercus lobata isolate SW786 unplaced genomic scaffold, ValleyOak3.0 Primary Assembly Scq3eQI_49, whole genome shotgun sequence genomic window:
- the LOC115973007 gene encoding putative disease resistance protein RGA3 yields MAEGALFHLAGKVLELLGSFTLPEVKLAFCVQTEIEKLTSTVSTIQAVILDAEKQSSHNHQIKDWLRKLNGVLHDADDLLDDFSTQVLRHKVMRKKKVRIFSSSSNRIAFSPKMGRQIKAIRERLNAIAKDKEDFHFIQSFIEPQVMSRDRETYSFVLEDEVVGRENDKEVIIEILFDDNVVENISIIPIVGIGGLGKTTLAQLVYNDQSVNKNFELKLWVCISEIFDVKRIVKEILEQLTDERLKESFEVLQNQLREKLSGKKYLLVLDDMWNEDNTKWLLLKNLLMVGARGSRIVVTTRSIMVAGITGATSWYALRGLPVEKAWNLFVKVAFGEGQLPKNQAFISLGKEILEKCVGVPLAIRAIASLLHSKASENEWRSFKNYELSKITQGEENNILSTLKLSYDHLPSYLKQCFAYCRLFPKDYMIHVGTLIDLWAAQGFIKLSNPKQRVKDVGGEYFRLLLWRSFFQDVKKDYWGDIWCKMHDLMHDLAISVAGTECTVLHSTEENIGENVHHISFNLLDSSMQFPIIKFKGKRIRTFLGHRRGCDFPCNALVSNLKYSRTLDLSYLRSRKMLSSIGRLKHLRYLDISENDHIKILPNSIVLLLNLQTLKLKNCIALRELPRDTKNLVNLRHLDISGCFTLTHMPYGLGNLTSLEILPHFVVRDGGAKARASGGLSELNKLSNLGGNLRIMYLGHGKDDMMECKAANMKEKQHLHQLELWWDPKLVGETECFDEMSLEGLQPHPNLNVLKLSFYMGVTIPSWVSLLTNLVDLNLWSNCRCHHLPPLHQLPCLNSIWLINMEALEYISEDNVSNVFCSSKETFFPSLFSLTIKKCPNLKGWWKKDDNDGPGHLLLPSFPRLSELQIDDCPNLTFMPLFPYLKLELKLWEASLKVLQQTMNKQRPSTSTSSSCYFPLSELEFLYLEGVNDLESLPEKWLQNLVSLRRLFIYQCPGLRSLPCKGIQHLTSLQEMKIVDCNELALVNDEDDGMQWQGLRSLHSLCFWGTPKLVSLPDGLQHVTTLQKLEILDCTNLMVLPEWIGNLASLHYLAISGCFNLTSLPQEICHLTSLQFLEIGNCPNLMTLPGSMDNLTLLQMLKIGEFPNLTSLPQGIRSLTSLKMLRVGNCPNLKALPEWIGNLTSLEELIICECLNLTSLPQGIHDLPSLQRLNITGCPILGARCLGEDWPKISHVPVLRLDRLWR; encoded by the coding sequence atgGCGGAAGGAGCTTTATTCCACCTCGCCGGAAAAGTCCTTGAACTGCTGGGTTCCTTCACTCTCCCAGAGGTCAAACTGGCCTTCTGTGTTCAAACTGAGATTGAAAAACTAACAAGCACAGTTTCCACAATCCAAGCTGTGATTCTTGATGCAGAAAAGCAGAGTTCTCATAATCATCAGATCAAAGATTGGCTCAGAAAGCTCAATGGTGTTCTCCATGATGCTGATGACTTGCTGGATGATTTCTCAACCCAAGTTTTGCGGCACAAggtgatgagaaagaagaaggtaCGCATTTTCTCTTCCAGTTCTAATCGTATTGCTTTTAGTCCTAAGATGGGTCGTCAGATAAAAGCAATTAGGGAGAGGCTAAATGCCATTGCAAAAGATAAGGAGGATTTCCACTTTATTCAAAGCTTCATTGAGCCACAAGTCATGAGTAGGGACAGAGAAACTTATTCTTTTGTTCTTGAAGATGAAGTTGTTGGGAGAGAGAATGATAAGGAAGTGATTATCGAAATTCTTTTTGATGACAATGTTGTAGAGAATATTTCTATCATTCCAATCGTTGGTATTGGAGGATTAGGGAAAACCACACTAGCTCAACTGGTTTACAATGATCAAAGTgtcaacaaaaattttgagttaaaaCTTTGGGTTTGTATCTCTGAAATCTTTGATGTAAAACGAATTGTTAAAGAAATTTTAGAACAGCTGACGGATGAGAGACTTAAAGAAAGCTTTGAGGTGCTGCAAAATCAGCTTCGAGAAAAACTTAGTGGAAAAAAGTACTTGCTTGTCTTGGATGATATGTGGAATGAGGACAATACTAAATGGCTTCTCttgaaaaatttattaatggtAGGTGCAAGGGGAAGTAGGATAGTTGTAACTACTCGTTCTATAATGGTGGCGGGCATAACAGGGGCAACTTCATGGTATGCTCTAAGAGGCCTACCTGTAGAAAAGGCTTGGAATTTGTTTGTAAAAGTTGCATTTGGAGAAGGCCAACTGCCAAAGAACCAAGCCTTTATTAGCCTGGGAAAGGAGATTTTGGAAAAATGTGTTGGGGTACCTCTTGCCATAAGAGCAATAGCAAGTTTGCTACACTCCAAAGCTTCTGAAAATGAGTGGCGATCTTTCAAGAATTATGAACTCTCAAAAATAACtcaaggagaagaaaataatattttatcaacACTTAAGTTGAGTTATGATCATCTTCCATCATACTTAAAACAATGCTTTGCTTATTGTAGATTGTTTCCAAAAGATTACATGATTCATGTAGGGACATTGATTGATCTTTGGGCAGCGCAAGGTTTTATTAAGTTATCGAATCCAAAGCAACGTGTTAAGGATGTTGGTGGAGAGTACTTCAGGTTATTACTTTGGAGGTCATTCTTCCAAGATGTTAAAAAGGATTACTGGGGCGATATATGGTGCAAAATGCATGATCTCATGCATGATCTCGCAATCTCTGTGGCTGGAACAGAATGTACTGTATTACATTCAACCGAGGAAAATATTGGTGAAAATGTTCATCATATATCATTTAATCTTTTGGATTCGTCGATGCAGTTTCCAATCATCAAGTTTAAAGGAAAGAGGATACGAACGTTTCTTGGACATAGAAGAGGGTGTGACTTTCCTTGTAATGCGCTTGTTTCAAATCTTAAGTATTCACGCACACTAGATTTGAGCTATCTACGGTCACGAAAAATGCTGAGTTCAATTGGGAGATTGAAGCATTTAAGATATCTTGATATTTCTGAAAATGATCACATTAAAATTCTCCCTAATTCCATTGTCTTGCTGCTGAATTTGCAAACACTGAAACTCAAGAATTGTATTGCACTTAGAGAATTACCCCGGGACACTAAAAATCTGGTCAATCTTAGGCATCTAGATATTTCTGGTTGTTTTACACTGACTCATATGCCTTACGGACTCGGAAATTTGACTTCTCTTGAGATACTACCACATTTTGTTGTGAGAGACGGAGGTGCCAAGGCCAGGGCTAGTGGTGGGCTTAGTGAATTGAATAAGCTGAGCAATTTGGGAGGAAACCTGAGGATTATGTATCTAGGACATGGAAAAGATGACATGATGGAATGTAAAGCTGCAAATATGAAGGAGAAACAACATCTTCACCAACTGGAATTATGGTGGGACCCAAAGTTGGTTGGAGAAACTGAATGTTTTGATGAAATGTCCCTAGAAGGTCTCCAGCCACATCCAAATCTTAATGTGTTGAAATTATCGTTTTATATGGGTGTTACAATTCCAAGTTGGGTCTCTTTGCTCACTAATCTTGTCGATTTGAACTTGTGGAGTAATTGTAGATGCCACCACCTCCCACCGTTACATCAGCTCCCTTGTCTCAACTCTATTTGGCTTATTAATATGGAAGCACTTGAATACATATCAGAAGACAATGTTAGTAACGTGTTTTGTTCCTCAAAAGAAACATTCTTCCCATCTTTATTTTCTCTCACAATAAAGAAATGCCCTAATCTGAAGGGATGGTGGAAGAAAGATGATAATGATGGGCCAGGCCATCTGTTGCTGCCATCATTTCCTCGTCTCTCTGAATTGCAGATTGATGATTGCCCCAATCTTACTTTCATGCCCTTGTTTCCATATCTTAAATTAGAGCTGAAATTGTGGGAAGCTAGCTTGAAGGTATTGCAGCAAACAATGAATAAACAGAGaccatcaacatcaacatcCTCCTCATGCTACTTTCCTCTCTCTGAATTAGAGTTTTTGTATTTAGAAGGGGTTAATGATTTAGAATCTCTTCCAGAGAAGTGGCTGCAAAACCTTGTTTCTCTTCGGAGACTTTTCATTTATCAGTGCCCTGGACTTAGGTCTCTTCCTTGTAAAGGTATTCAACATCTCACCTCTCTTCAAGAGATGAAAATAGTGGACTGCAATGAGCTGGCTCTGGtaaatgatgaagatgatggcATGCAATGGCAAGGCCTTCGGAGCCTCCATTCTCTGTGTTTTTGGGGAACTCCAAAGTTGGTGTCCCTACCAGATGGGCTTCAACATGTTACCACTCTTCAAAAACTCGAAATTCTTGATTGTACTAATTTAATGGTATTACCAGAGTGGATAGGCAACCTCGCATCACTACATTATCTTGCAATTTCCGGATGCTTCAATCTGACGTCATTGCCTCAAGAGATTTGCCATCTCACGTCTTTACAATTTCTTGAGATTGGCAATTGTCCTAATTTGATGACTTTACCAGGGTCAATGGATAACCTCACGTTACTACAAATGCTTAAAATTGGGGAATTCCCCAATCTGACCTCACTGCCTCAAGGGATTCGCAGTCTCACCTCTTTAAAAATGTTGAGGGTTGGCAATTGTCCTAATTTGAAGGCTTTACCAGAGTGGATAGGCAACCTCACATCACTGGAAGAGCTTATAATTTGCGAATGCCTTAATCTGACATCATTGCCTCAAGGGATTCATGATCTCCCCTCTTTACAACGGCTGAATATTACTGGTTGTCCCATTTTAGGAGCAAGATGCCTGGGGGAAGATTGGCCCAAGATTTCTCATGTTCCAGTCTTGAGATTGGATCGATTGTGGCGGTGA